The following are encoded together in the Deinococcus soli (ex Cha et al. 2016) genome:
- a CDS encoding glutamate synthase subunit beta: MSKITGFLDQPRIKDQYAPVDARLKHYHEFLLPLAPDAARLQATRCMDCGIPFCNNGCPVGNIIPDFNNLVYQDDWRSALDTLHSTNNFPEFTGRICPAPCEAACTLNINGDAVGIKSIELSIIERGWQEGWVTPQPPAVKTGKKVAVIGSGPAGLAAAQQLARAGHDVTVFEKNDRVGGLMRYGIPDFKMDKHHIDRRVEQMQAEGVTFRTGVLVGAWPDASKVTNLSKHTVTPDELKAEFDAVLLAGGAEQPRDLPAPGRELDGIHFAMEFLPQQNRVNAGDKLKKQLRAEGKHVIVIGGGDTGSDCVGTSNRHGAASVTQFEVMPQPPEQENKPLVWPYWPMKLRTSTSHEEGAVREFAIATKEFIGKGGKVTGVKTVRMEFKDGQLTEVPGSEEIHKADLVLLAMGFVSPVGSVIDAFGIQKDARGNAHAHTDEGGYHTNVQGVFAAGDMRRGQSLVVWAIREGRQAARAIDQHLMGTSVLPR, encoded by the coding sequence ATGAGCAAGATCACCGGCTTCCTCGACCAGCCGCGCATCAAGGACCAGTACGCCCCGGTCGACGCGCGCCTCAAGCACTACCACGAGTTCCTGCTGCCCCTGGCGCCCGACGCCGCCCGCCTCCAGGCGACGCGCTGCATGGACTGCGGCATCCCGTTCTGCAACAACGGCTGCCCCGTCGGGAACATCATTCCCGACTTCAACAACCTCGTGTACCAGGACGACTGGCGCTCGGCGCTCGACACCCTGCACTCCACGAACAACTTCCCCGAATTCACGGGCCGCATCTGCCCCGCCCCCTGCGAGGCCGCCTGCACCCTGAACATCAACGGCGACGCCGTGGGCATCAAGAGCATCGAGCTGAGCATCATCGAGCGCGGCTGGCAGGAAGGCTGGGTCACCCCGCAACCCCCCGCTGTGAAGACCGGCAAGAAAGTCGCCGTGATCGGTTCGGGCCCCGCCGGACTGGCCGCCGCGCAGCAGCTCGCGCGGGCCGGGCACGACGTGACCGTGTTCGAGAAGAATGACCGCGTGGGCGGCCTGATGCGCTACGGCATCCCCGACTTCAAGATGGACAAGCACCACATCGACCGCCGCGTCGAGCAGATGCAGGCCGAGGGTGTCACCTTCCGCACCGGCGTTCTGGTGGGCGCGTGGCCCGACGCCAGCAAAGTCACGAACCTCAGCAAGCACACCGTCACGCCCGACGAGCTGAAAGCCGAGTTCGACGCCGTCCTTCTGGCGGGCGGCGCCGAGCAGCCCCGCGACCTGCCCGCCCCCGGCCGCGAGCTGGACGGCATTCACTTCGCCATGGAGTTCCTGCCGCAGCAGAACCGCGTGAACGCCGGGGACAAGCTGAAAAAGCAGCTGCGCGCCGAAGGCAAGCACGTCATCGTGATCGGCGGCGGCGACACCGGCAGCGATTGCGTGGGCACCAGCAACCGCCATGGCGCCGCCAGCGTGACCCAGTTCGAGGTCATGCCCCAGCCGCCCGAACAGGAGAACAAACCCCTCGTGTGGCCCTACTGGCCCATGAAACTCCGCACCAGCACCAGCCACGAGGAAGGCGCCGTGCGTGAATTCGCCATCGCCACCAAGGAATTCATCGGCAAGGGCGGCAAGGTCACCGGCGTGAAAACCGTCCGCATGGAATTCAAGGACGGCCAGCTGACCGAGGTGCCCGGCAGCGAGGAGATCCACAAGGCCGACCTTGTCCTGCTCGCCATGGGTTTCGTCAGCCCCGTCGGCAGCGTCATCGACGCCTTCGGCATTCAGAAGGACGCCCGCGGCAACGCCCACGCCCACACCGACGAGGGCGGTTACCACACCAACGTGCAGGGCGTCTTCGCCGCCGGGGACATGCGCCGCGGCCAGAGCCTCGTCGTGTGGGCCATCCGCGAGGGCCGCCAGGCCGCCCGCGCCATCGACCAGCACCTCATGGGCACCAGCGTCCTGCCCCGCTGA